A stretch of DNA from Thermanaerosceptrum fracticalcis:
CGATGATTTCCGAGGAGATACGCCCGCTCAGATAAAGAATTTTTTCCCTTGAATCGAGTTTATTAAGTACATAGTAACCGAATAGTTTGTCTACGGCATTATGCCTGCCCACATCTTCTCTGAATATGAAAGAACCCGGTATTTGCAGGGCTGCACTGTGCACACCGCCCGTTTTTAAGAAAACCTGAGACTTTCTTTGCAGTATATTCATGGCAGAAAATATTTCTTCCACTTTGACCTTCATTAAAATAGAGACAGAGTCGTGTTGTCTAACATCATTAAGCTGAAAAAAGCTGGTTCCTTTACCACACCCAGAAGTGACATAACGCTTTCCCCAGGCCTGCAGGTTTACCAGATTGGCGGCAGCAGTGCTTATGCTGGCAATCCCTCTCTTTTCATCCAAATTAACCTCAAGTTCTTCCCCCTTGTGCATCAGTCCCTCTCCCAGCACATAACCAACAGCCAGTTCGTCAAGATGAGAGGGAGAACATAATAAAGTGACTATCTCCACGTCATTGAGGACAATCGTGAGAGGTCTTTCTTCCGCCACCCAGTCCACTGTTTCACTCTTTTTTTGAGAAATATACTTTCTGATACCAACTTCTTTAATCATTTACTCTCACCCAAAAACCTTTCTGATACCAACTTCTTTAATCATTTACTCTCACCCAAAAACCCGCCTTATCCTTTGTGCACATCAGCAAACCACTTATCTTCCCGCGTAAACCCTTGATAATTTTCGATATAGTTAAGGGTATCATTCACATCCCCTGTGACATAGTACAGGTTACGGCTTTGAGGTTTGGCAAACTTCTCATGAATGATCTTTTCAAATAACTCTACCAGGTCATCGTAGAAGCCGCTAACATTAAGTATCACAATGGGTTTGTCATGATAACCCAGCTGTTTCAAGGTAATGATTTCCAATAACTCCTCTAAAGTGCCGAATCCGCCGGGCAAAGCAATAAAAGCATCCGCACGCTCATCCATGATGGCTTTTCTTTCACGTAAGCCTTTAGTGATAAAGATTTCATCACAGGTATCGTAAACGATTCCCCTAATATTAAGGGCTTCAGGAATTACTCCTATTACCTTCCCCCCTGCTTCATGCAGGGCTTTGGCCGTAGCGCCCATCAGGCCCACAGTACCTGCACCAAAAATCAGGTCATACTTCCTCTTCCCCATTTCCCTTCCCAACTCAGCTGCTGCGCGAAAATACTTTTCGTCAATGGCACAACTGGATGAACTATAGACACAAATTGCTTTGGCCATAATTTTTCCGCCTTTCTTTGAAAACCTAAGCAACATCCTGAATCATTAATACTTTTTAATTCTACCACATACTGCATCATTTTCTTTTTGATATAATGTTTAATAAATCATCTTCAAGGATGTGTTGTTCTTGCAGCACTTTAGAATTAAGCTGGAGCATCGACAAGCAAATATCCTGGACCACCAGACTGCCATAAAATCAGCAGTCATTCTGCCCCTGGTCATTCATGAAGGCCAACCTTCCCTTTTGTTTGAAGTGCGCTCACAAGATTTAAAAG
This window harbors:
- a CDS encoding TIGR00730 family Rossman fold protein — encoded protein: MAKAICVYSSSSCAIDEKYFRAAAELGREMGKRKYDLIFGAGTVGLMGATAKALHEAGGKVIGVIPEALNIRGIVYDTCDEIFITKGLRERKAIMDERADAFIALPGGFGTLEELLEIITLKQLGYHDKPIVILNVSGFYDDLVELFEKIIHEKFAKPQSRNLYYVTGDVNDTLNYIENYQGFTREDKWFADVHKG
- the fdhD gene encoding formate dehydrogenase accessory sulfurtransferase FdhD, with amino-acid sequence MIKEVGIRKYISQKKSETVDWVAEERPLTIVLNDVEIVTLLCSPSHLDELAVGYVLGEGLMHKGEELEVNLDEKRGIASISTAAANLVNLQAWGKRYVTSGCGKGTSFFQLNDVRQHDSVSILMKVKVEEIFSAMNILQRKSQVFLKTGGVHSAALQIPGSFIFREDVGRHNAVDKLFGYYVLNKLDSREKILYLSGRISSEIIGKARRMGVPVIVSRSAPTSLAIQLAEEVGITLVGFTRGNKANVYTHYTRIE